Genomic segment of Ewingella sp. CoE-038-23:
ACGGCGCGAGGTGCCACAGGCGCTGCGGCACGTTGAGGTGAGTGAGCAGGCGGCTGGCGCGATCTTCGGCTTCGGCTTTGTCGACGCCCAGTTCAATCAGCGGCTGCATCACCAGATTCAGGGCGCTAATGCGCGGAATAACCCGCAGGAACTGGCTCACCCAGCCGACGGTGTGGCGGCGCACGGCGAGAATTTCCCGCGCTTCTGAGCCCACCATGTCGATCCACTGGCCCTGATGCTCGACCCAAATGTGGCCGCTGTCCGGCAGGTAGTTGCCGTAGAGCGAACGCAGTAAGGTGGATTTTCCGCTGCCGGAGTGGCCGTGAAGCACTACGCACTCTCCGGCATCAACTTGCAGACTGGCGTTATTGAAAACCGGCAACCGTGCGCTGTTCTGGTTATGTAATACAAAGGTTTTACTAAGGTTTTCGACCCTGAGCTTTGTCGTCATTTTTGGTCACCTATTAAGACAGCACGGAAGACACGAGTAACTGCGTATAAGGATGATGCGGATCGTCGAGCACGCGGTCGGTTAAACCACTTTCCACCACCTGACCCTGCTTCATCACCAGTAGACGGTTGGCCAGCAGGCGCGCGACGCCCAAATCGTGGGTCACAATCACCACCGCGAGCTGCATCTCCACCACTAAGGTGCGCAGTAAGTCGAGCAGGCGGGCCTGTACCGACACATCCAGACCGCCGGTCGGCTCATCCATAAACACCAAGCGCGGGTGCGTCACCAGATTGCGGGCGATTTGCAGACGCTGCTGCATGCCGCCGGAGAAGGTGGTTGGCATGTCGTCAAGGCGCGACACCGGGATTTCCACATCTTCCAGCCACTTTGCGGCCTGTTTGCGGATGTCGCCGTAGTTACGCTGACCAATGGCCATCAGGCGCTCGCCGATATTACCGCCAGCGGAAACCTGACGACGCAGGCCGTCCATCGGGTGCTGATGCACCACGCCCCAGTCGGTGCGCAGCAGGCGACGGCGGTCGCTCTCCGGCATGTCATAAAGCGACTGTGGTGCCTGCTGGCCGTTGTTATAAATAACCTGCCCCTGCTGCGGCGCGAGGCGCGCGGAGATTGACTGCAACAGCGTGGTTTTGCCGGAGCCAGATTCGCCCACGATGCCCAGCACTTCGCCCGGATAGAGATTAAAAGAGACATCGCTGAAGCCTTTGCCCGGCGCATACAGGTGGGTCAAGTTGTTGACCGACAGCAGAGGTTCAGCGTTGAGTTGGCGTGGAGTGGTCATCAGTGTTGCGCCTTATTCTGGGTTTGTTGGCTGTTCAGTTCGACCTGCTGGGCGCAGAAGTCGGTGTCTGAGCACACGAACATCCGGTTGCCGAGGTCGTCGAGCACCACTTCGTCGAGATAGCTGTGGTGCGAGCCGCAGATAGCGCAAGGCTCGTCCCACTGCTGCACGGTGAACGGGTGGTCCTCGAAGTCGAGGCTTTCCACCTTGGTGAACGGGGGCAGGGCGTAAATGCGTTTCTCGCGACCGGCACCAAACAGTTGCAGCGCCGGCATCATGTGCATTTTCGGGTTATCAAATTTCGGGATTGGCGACGGGTCCATCACGTAGCGATCGTTCACCTTGACCGGGTAGGCGTAGGTGGTGGCGATATGGCCGAAGCGCGCGATGTCCTCATACAGTTTCACCTGCATCACGCCGTACTCTTCCAGCGCGTGCATCTTGCGCGTCTCGGTTTCGCGCGGCTCGATAAAGCGCAGCGGCTCAGGGATGGGTACTTGGAAAATCAGCACCTGATCTTCGGTCAACGGCGTTTCAGGGATGCGGTGGCGGGTCTGGATCAGCGAGGCATCAACGGTTTTCTCGGTGGTTTTCACCCCGGCGACGCTCTGGAAGAACTTGCGAATCGACACGGCGTTGGTGGTGTCATCCGCGCCCTGATCGATGACTTTCAGCACGTCTTGCTGACCAATAATGCTGGCGGTGATCTGAATACCGCCGGTGCCCCAGCCGTAAGGCATTGGCATTTCGCGACCGGCGAACGGCACTTGATAACCGGGGATCGCCAC
This window contains:
- the phnL gene encoding phosphonate C-P lyase system protein PhnL → MTTKLRVENLSKTFVLHNQNSARLPVFNNASLQVDAGECVVLHGHSGSGKSTLLRSLYGNYLPDSGHIWVEHQGQWIDMVGSEAREILAVRRHTVGWVSQFLRVIPRISALNLVMQPLIELGVDKAEAEDRASRLLTHLNVPQRLWHLAPSTFSGGEQQRVNIARGFIVDYPILLLDEPTASLDATNRAAVVTLIQQAKARGAAVVGIFHDEDVRERVADRLYAMTPAPSAEIPA
- the phnK gene encoding phosphonate C-P lyase system protein PhnK — protein: MTTPRQLNAEPLLSVNNLTHLYAPGKGFSDVSFNLYPGEVLGIVGESGSGKTTLLQSISARLAPQQGQVIYNNGQQAPQSLYDMPESDRRRLLRTDWGVVHQHPMDGLRRQVSAGGNIGERLMAIGQRNYGDIRKQAAKWLEDVEIPVSRLDDMPTTFSGGMQQRLQIARNLVTHPRLVFMDEPTGGLDVSVQARLLDLLRTLVVEMQLAVVIVTHDLGVARLLANRLLVMKQGQVVESGLTDRVLDDPHHPYTQLLVSSVLS
- a CDS encoding alpha-D-ribose 1-methylphosphonate 5-phosphate C-P-lyase PhnJ; translation: MKSSDNHAPIIAGYNHGYLDEQTKRMIRRAILKAVAIPGYQVPFAGREMPMPYGWGTGGIQITASIIGQQDVLKVIDQGADDTTNAVSIRKFFQSVAGVKTTEKTVDASLIQTRHRIPETPLTEDQVLIFQVPIPEPLRFIEPRETETRKMHALEEYGVMQVKLYEDIARFGHIATTYAYPVKVNDRYVMDPSPIPKFDNPKMHMMPALQLFGAGREKRIYALPPFTKVESLDFEDHPFTVQQWDEPCAICGSHHSYLDEVVLDDLGNRMFVCSDTDFCAQQVELNSQQTQNKAQH